Sequence from the Guyparkeria hydrothermalis genome:
TCCTCGCCAACATCTACGTGCAGGGCATGGGCGAATACGTCTCGTCGTTCTTCACCATGGCGACGATGACCGCCGAGACCGCGCCGGGCTGGTGGATGCAGTGGTGGACGGTGTTCTTCTTCGCCTGGTTCATCGGCTACGCGCCGCTGATGGCGGTGTTCGTCGCGCGCATCTCGCGCGGGCGGACTATTCGCCAGATGATCCTCGCCGTGGCGGTGATGGCGCCGATCGCCACCACCATCTGGTTCACCCTGCTGGGCGGCTCGGGCATCTTCTACCAGCTCGACGGCGCGATCGACCTGACCGAACCGCTGAACAACTTCCAGTTCGACGTCGCCACCCTGACCGTCGCCCAGGCCCTTCCGGGCGGCACCTGGATGGCCGGGGCGATCATGGTGCTGACCCTGATCTTCGTCGCCACCACCGGGGACTCGATGAGCTACTCGATCGCCATGGTTGGCTCGGGACACGATGCGCCCCACCCGCTGGTACGCGCCTTCTGGGGCGGCGTAATGGCCGTAATGGCGGCGATGCTCCTGTACATGGGATCGGGCCAGATCAGCGTGCTGCAGCAGTTCATCGTCATTACCGCGATACCGGTGTCACTGATCCTGCTGCCCTCCCTCTGGACCGGCCCAAAGACGGCCTATGCAATGGCACGCGCCCAAGGTTTGCTCCCCGAGGACTAGCCCGACAGGCACCTGTCGCGGTGTCTATACTCCCGGATTGCCCACCGGGAGGAACCGATCATGCACGTACAATGGATCTCTGCCGCGCGCCTCCTCCGGACCGTGGTACTGCTGGGTGCCGGTCTGGGTTGGCAAGCACCGGCCGTCGCCCAGGGCGACTTCAAACCGGCCGGGGAGACAGTCGACTACCGGGTCGGCAACGAGACCTTCAGCGGGTACTTCAGTCCGGCCGCCGGGATGGCGCGCGGGACCGTTCTGGTGATCCACGACTGGGATGGGATCGACGACTACGAGCGCAAACGGGCCGACATGGTGTCGAAGATGGGTTTCGATGCGTTCGCCGTCGATATCTACGGCAAGGGCAATCGCCCTCAGGAAACCGGGGCGAAGAAGGCCGAAACCCAGCGGCTCTACCAGGATCGCGAACGCATGCGCCGCCTCGCTCTCGCCGGGCTTGATGTTGCCCGCGAACAGGGAGCGGAACGCGAGACGGTTGTGATGGGCTACTGCTTCGGCGGTGCGGTGGTACTGGAGATGGCCCGCAATGGCCTGGGCGATTCCATCCGAGGCTTCGCCACGTTCCATGGCACGCTGGCAACGCCGGATGACCAGGAGTGGAGCGATCCGGGCGTGCCGATCCTGGTCACGCACGGGGGCGCGGACACGGCCATTCCCATGACGGACGTCACGACCCTGAGCCGCGATCTCGAATCAGTCGGGGCGAGCTACGAAATCGAGATCTATTCGGGCGCACCGCACGCGTTCACCGTCTTCGGCACGCCCCGCTACCAGAAGCGGGCCGACGAGAAATCCTGGGACGCCTTCACCGACCTGCTCGACACGGCGCTCTGACGCTCAGGCGCGCGTCCATTCGAACCGCCGTGCCTTGAGTCGCTCGATGTGCTGGCGCACGGCGCGCGAGGCGGCCAGTTCGACGATCGCCTCGCACTGGGCCCTGGGCACCCGTTGGGCGTAATCCCAGCGCTCCATCTCGGCGGCGACGGCCCGCTTGAGCGGCTCGATCTCCACCCGGTTCTCGGCAAGCCAGTCCAGGGCAAACTTGATGGCCTGACTGGTCAGGATTTCTCTCGTACTGGTACTCATCGGATCAGGGGCAACACGCAGGACGTTTGGTTGTGGCTCGGGGATGGCCACGACGGGGGCGGCATCCTACCGGCTCGGCTTGCCCGGAGCCAGCTCATTCGCCCACCACGATGTCTTCCGCGTCTAGACTTAACGAAGGGGTTCGCCCCCTGACCGCCACCCCGTCGTGATGACCTGGCCATGCTGCACGCCCTGCTCAATCGCCGCGCGCTCCGATTCCTGCCTCCCGCCCTGGCTCTCATGGCGGCCACGGCAACCGGGATCACTGTCGCGGACGAGGCGGTTTCCGCGACCCCTGCGGAGATGCGCGCCTGGATAGAGACCATGAAGAACGCGCCGCGAGGGCCGTTCGAACGCATCCGCTGGTTCTGCGAAGACGGCACCGTCCTCCCCCCGACGCCCTATGCGTGCCGCCCGCATGGTGGGGGGATACAACACGGCCAATGGAACGAGCGGGCCATGGCGATCCGGGCACAGGGCTACCCCTTCGCCACCCTGCTGGCCGAGCTCGAAGCCGAGGATTTCCTCGGGCCCGACGGCCAGCACCAACGGTTACGCGAGATACTGGTCGAGCGCTTCCTGATCCGCTTCGATGACGGCTGGGTCTTCCGTCGCGCCCGGTTCTACCGTGGCGCCATCCAGCTTGAGGACGAGCAACGCCAGACACGGACACTGCTGCTCGCCCTGCTCGACGATCCATACTGGCGCGACCCGCAGCGCTTTCTCACGCTGCGCGAGGCTACTCGCCTCCTGCCGGTAGAGGGAGGCAGAAGCGACGCCACCCTCGCCCGCGACCTTGCCATCGAAATCGCCGAGGTTGACCCCAATTTCCAGCCACTTCGCAGCAAGATACACGGCCTTCCAGATGCCGGCGATGCTGAACGGGTACGCGACTACGCCGAGGCCCATGGCGATCCGGCACTCGACGAACGATTCGACGAGCTGGTGGCGGCTCTCGAGCGCCTGCATGCGCCGCAGACCGCCGTGCACCGGCTGGAACAGCTGGCAAGCGACACCCGCGACCCAGCGCTCCGTTCGTGGCTAGGTGACGCGGCACAACGGCTGACCGCAAGCCACGACCTGGGCAAGCGCCTCACCGCCACCGGCGAACTGGCTGCCACGGCACGCGAGTTGATTCTCGCGGACAACGACCTGTCGGCGGAGAACCGCCTGCTTCTCATGCGGGCCAGTCTCGCGCTCGAGAACGAGGCCTATGCCATCGGCAGCCAGCTCACTGCCCGCCAACAGCAAGTGCCGTCCAGCCGCGCCGAGCGCCTCGACTGGCTGGCCGCCTTGGGCCAGAGCCTCTATGGAACAGGTTTGCTGTCCGCCCGCCAGCAGAAATATCTGGAAGAGGCCGTGGCAGACCTTCGCGAAACCCCGCTCGAGGCCAGCCACTACGCCGACCGGCTGGCCTACCTGTCGCGTGTCGTGACCTGGGCGCAACGGGCCATGGCGTTCGAGTTCGGCCCGGCACTGGATCATTGGGCGGAACTCGCGCCGTCGGTTCGCTACTACATCCCCGACCGGCTGCGTGACAGCCCGTTGCTGGTCTTCAGCCGGGTGATCGATCCGCTGCGTGCCGATGCCTCGCGGCTGCTGGGCACACCGGACGAGTTATTCGGCACGTCGGTCAGCGGCGGCTTGCGCGCCCTCAACCCCGGGCTGCGCCGCGGGGTGCTCCGTCGTGCGCCCGATGCCCCCAACCAGATCGGCGCCTTCCAGGCCGACGGCATCTACGTCTTGCCGGAGACGACCGCCGACCTGCCGCCGATCGCCGGCATCCTCACCCGGGACGAGGGCAGTTCGCTGTCGCACGTGCAACTGCTCGCCCGCAACCTCGGCATTCCCAACGTGGTGATCGACTTCGAGCTACTCGACCGAATCGAGCCGTTCTTCGGCAAACCGGTGGTGTTGGCCGTCAGCCCCGGCGGACGAGTGCAGCTGGCACGCGACAGCCCGGAATGGGACCGGTTCTTCCCACGATCGGACCAGCCATCCGAGAGCAAACTGGAGGTCGACACCGAAAAACTCGATCTCGACCACACCGAGCTGATCCGGCTGCATTCCCTTCGGGCGGCCGACTCGGGGCGTCGGGTCGGACCGAAGGCGGCCAATCTCGGCGAACTGGCCCACCATTACCCGCAGCAGGTCAGTCCCGGGGTGGTGATTCCCTTCGGCGTCTTCCGACAACTCCTCGCCCAGCCGATCGAGGCCGGTGGCCCATCCGCCCGGGAATGGCTCAAGGCCGAGTACCGTCGACTCGACCGGATCGGCAACCCCGACCGTCGCCGTCAGGAGGCTCGCGCGACACTGGAACGGCTGCGCGCATGGATCGGCCGCACCGAACTTCCCGCCGGCTTTCTGCGTGCACTGCGCGCCGCGCTGACCGGAACATTCGGAACTGCCGATACCGACGGCATCTTCGTCCGGAGCGACACCAACGTCGAGGATCTGCCGGGATTCAGCGGCGCCGGCCTGAATCGCACCGTAGCCCATGTCGTCGGGTTCGAATCGATCGTGGCCGCCATCCGCGAGGTCTGGGCCTCGCCATTTACCGAACGGGCCTTCGCATGGCGACAAGCGCGCATGGACAGCCCCGAACACGTCTACCCCTCCGTCCTGCTACAGGCGACGGTGCCGGTGGACAAGTCGGGAGTGATGGTGACGGTCGATCTCGACAGCGGCGACCCGCACTGGCTGAGCGTCGCCACCAGCGAGGGCCTGGGGGGTGTCGTCGAGGGACAGGCCGCCGAGGAGCTGCGCATCCACCGTCAAACCGGCGCCGTGCGCCTGCTGAGCGAGGCAACTGCCCCCTATCGCCGCGAGGCAGTCGCCAGCGGCGGGTTGCGGCAAGTGCGGGCCGCGGGTCCGTCACGCCTGTTGAGCGAGGGGGAAATCGAACGCCTGCGGGCGCTGGCGAATGATGTCGACCGCCGCTCGTTGGTGACCGGAGAGGACGGGTCGCCCGCACCGGCGGACATCGAGTTCGGCTTCGTTGACGGCCGGCTGGCGCTGTTCCAGACCCGCCCGCTGGTTGAGAACCGCCACGCCCGGGCGAGCGCCTATCTGGCCGACATGGACGCCCCGCTCCGGCACGGCCGCCCGACGCATGTCACCTTATCCGAACCGCCGCGCAGCGGTCCGTTCGGCGGCGCCCCATGAACGGCAGGCACCATCCTGTGCACTGGCCTACGCTCAGTTCATGAGCCCGTGGAACGGACAGTCAGCCTCTGGTCGCCTGCCGGGCATCCTGCTCGCCGTATTGGCGGCAGCGATCGCGCCCGGCACGGTGAGCGCCTACCCACTGGATGCCGCCGAGGAAACCGGCATCGAGCGGCTGACCGGCTATCGTCTGGCCAACGACGGCGTCATCCCGGGCAATCGGGTCCACCCCGGCGCCCTGCTCGATCGGGATCAGATTCAACTACGACTGACCGATCAGCCCGGCTTCTCGCTGCCGCCGAAAGACCCGGAGCTCACCCGGCGAATCGTTGGGCTGCTGGGATCGGATGCACCGCGATACAGCCTCAGCGTCCTCGACATCAGCGATCCCGACGCTCCGCTCTATGCCGAACACAACGGCCATGCCCGCCGCACGCCCGGTAGCGTCGGCAAGGTAATGCTGGCCGTCGCCCTGCTGCAGGCAATCGCCGACCGCTACCCAGACGACATCGAGGCCCGCAAGCGCCTGCTGCGCGAAACGCAGGTGACGGCCGACGAGTTCATCCATTGGGACAGCCACAAGGTGCCGCTGTGGAGCGCCGAGCGACAACGCTTCACGCGCCGCCCGCTGCGGGTGGGCGACACCGCCAACCTGTGGACCTATCTCGACTGGACCCTCTCCGCTAGCTCCAATGCCGCGGCCAGCGCGGTGATGAAGCAGCTAGTGCTGCTCCACTACTTCGGCGACGCCTATCCGGTGCCCCCGGAGCGCGAATCGGAACTGTTCGAGGAGCTGTCGTGGAGCGAGCGGCGCGAGGTGCTGCTGGACGCCCTGCTCACCCCGCTGGCGCGCAACGGCTTCGACACGGAAACCCTGCGTCAGGGGGCGTTCTTCACCTCGAAAGGCAAGCAGCGCATGCCCGGCACCAACAGCCTCGCGACCACGCGAACGCTGATGGAGCTGCTGGTGAAGATGGAAAAGGGTGAGCTGGTGGATGCCTGGTCGAGCCGCGAGCTGAAACGCCTGCTCTACATCACTCAGCGGCGCATCCGCTATGCCTCGTCACCGGCGCTCCGGGACGCGGCGGTGTACTTCAAGTCCGGCTCGCTCTACAAGTGCGACCGGGAGAAGAACCCGGACTGCGGTAAGTATCGGGGCAACGTCTACAACTACATGCACTCGGTCGCCATCGTGGAGTCGCCCGCTGGCGACCCCGATCACGTCTACCTGGTGACCATGACGTCGAACGTGCTGGGAAGGAATTCCGCGGTCGCCCACCAGACGTTCGCCACCCGGCTCCACCGTCTGCTGACCGGCTGGCGAGAGTGAGAGGCGTGCGGCTGCCCCGTCCCCGATCAGAGACCGGCGGTGCGTACCGGCGACTTGAGGATCAGGCCATCGAGCTCGACGATCAGGCGCTTGAGCCAGTCACCACCACGAGCATTCCGGGCCAGCGCCACGGCAATGTAGGTCCGCCCACCGTGCTCGACGATCGCGCTGTCGGCGTGCCATTCGCGCCAGCTGCCGGATTTACGATAGATCTGCGCATCCGGCGCCTCGTGCAGCAGCCCGCCAACAAACTTGTGATTGATGGCCGGCTCACCGAGGATCGACTTCATCTCCCGCGACCATTTGGGAGAAACCAGGCCGCCGGTCTCGAGCAGGTAGTAGAACCGCGCCACCTGGAAGGTGGTCGCCCCGTGCGAGAGATGGTGCAGGGGGTCACGCTCGTAGGCCGAGCCGCGACCGTACTCCTTGCCGACCCAAAGCCCGCCGTTGAGCTCCTCGTCGTAGAGGCGATAGCGTGGCGAACGGAGCACATCGTTGATGTAGTCACGCCCCACTCGGCGGATCATCTCGGTGGCAGCCGAGTTGGAGGACTTCCGGATCATCCGTGTGAGCAGATCGCGGGTTTCCGCATCCAGTGCCAGTTCGCCCTGATCGATGCGCTGGAAGGCTGCCAGCAGGATGGCGATCTTGGGCAGGCTGGCCGCGTAGAGCATCTCGTCACCGTTGACCTCGGCCAGACGCGGCCGCTCGGGATCGGTCACGTCCACCAGGGTCACGGCCAGTTGGCCCGCCGATACGCTGTCGTTCAGTCGCAGTTCGTCCAGCCGGGCCTCGAGGCGGGCCTGCAGGGTCGGGTCGGCAGCATCGCGCAGGGTGGAGGCATCGGCGGGCAGCGCAGCTTGCGCCGCGCCCCACGCGCTGCCTACCAACAACATCATCGCCCACATCAGCCGCATGGCCACCTCCTGACCGGAGCCGGTCGGAATCAAACACAAAATCTCCGCCACAATACCGCACTTTTGCCGTAAAGTCATGGTGATAGCTCGACGGAGGGACCCCGTGTGAATCTGCTGCCGCGCCATGAAACCTCGCTGACGCTGCGCCGCGTGCTGCTGTTCACGAACTTCTTTCTGATCATCGCCGCGGTGTACCACCTCAAGCCGGCGAGCCGCTCGCTGTTCCTCAGTGCACTGGGTGCCGATGCCCTGCCTTGGGTCTGGATTGCTACGGCCATCGCGCTCGGACTGACCATCGGGCTCTACCACCGTCTGATTGCGCGCTTCTCGCGCATCCATGTGGTGCTCGGCACCTGCACGATCGTCATCGGGGTGCTGCTGGCACTCTACCCATTGATCGACAATGGCGGCTTCGCGCCCGCGTTCGCGTTCTATGTCTTCGTCGACATGACCAGCGTGATCCTGGTGGAGCAGTTCTGGAGCCTGACCAACAGCATGTCCACCACGCGCGAGGGCAAGCGCTGGTACGGCTTCATCGCGACCGGCGGGCTGGTCGGCGGGGTTGTCGGCGGGATCGCGTCGAGCGCGTGGATCCGTCAGTTCGGTCTGGAAACGATGGACCTGCTTCCCATCGGGGCGGCCCTGTTCGGGTTGCTGGCCCTGCTCACCCTGCTTATGGGGCGCCTGGGCCTGTACACCGAGAAGCACGGCGTGGACAGTCACGTCAGCCCATCGACAGGCGACTGGCGCGCGATCCTGCATCACCGATACCTGCTGCTGATCGCCCTGATCCTGCTGCTCGCCCAGATGGCCGAGCCGATCATCGAGTATCAGTTCATGAAGGTGGTCGAGGCGACCATCACTGACCGGGACGCGCGCACCGCCTATCTGGGCGCGTTCTTCAGCGTACTCAGCGCGGTGGCCATCGGCATCAACCTGCTGATCACGCCGCTAATCCACCGCTGGCTCGGCGCGCTTGGCGGCCTGTTCGTCCAACCGCTCGCCGTGCTGGCCGGCAGCCTCTGGTTCATGTCGCAGGCCACGCTGCAGGCGGGCGCTTTTCTCAAGATCGCCGACCGCGGCCTGTCCTACTCGATCAACCGCGCCTCCAAAGAGCTCCTGTACGTCCCGATCGCGCCATTGCTGATGTTCCGTGCCAAGGCCTGGATCGACATGTTCGGCTACCGGCTGTTCAAGGTGACCGGCTCGCTGCTGATCCTGCTGCTCACGCAGTGGATCCCTTGGCCGCTCGAGGCGGCCGGCCTGGCGTGGCTGGTGCTCGGCATCTGTCTGGTGTGGATGCTCGTATTGACCCGGCTGGGCACCCGCTACCGAGATCTACTGGAGCGGGCCGAGACAATCCACCGCAATTCATGAGGGTCTCTCGCCGGGCATGAAAAAACCCGGCTCCAGGGGCCGGGTCTTTTGTCCGCAGGCTTTGCCGGGCGGTCGTCAGCCCTCCCCACGCCCCTTCGGCGTAAAGTGTTCCGCGAACTGCTGGAAGGCGCCGGTGAGCTCCATTGGCAGCGGGAAGAAGATCGAACTGGTCTTGCCGCTGGTCGACATGTCCGCCATGGTCTGCAGGTAGCGCAGCTGCAGCGCCGCCGGGCTCTCCTCCATCATCCTCGCGGCATTGACGAGTTGCTCGGCAGCCTGGAATTCGCCCTCGGCGTGAATAACCTTGGCGCGCCGCTCCCGCTCGGCCTCGGCCTGGCGGGCGATCGCGCGGATCATGGACTCGTCCAGGTCGACGTGCTTGATCTCGACGTTGGTGACTTTGATGCCCCAGGCATCCGTCTGCTGGTCGAGGATGCCCTGGATGTCGTTGTTGAGCTTGTCGCGCTCGGAGAGCATTTCGTCGAGGTCGTGCTTGCCGAGCACCGACCGCAACGTGGTCTGTGCGAGCTGGCTGGTGGCGGCGTAGTAGTTCTCCACCTGGATCACCGCCTTCTCCGAATCGACCACCCGGAAGTAGAGCACCGCATTGACCCGCACGGTGACGTTGTCCTGCGAGATCACATCCTGACTGGGGACATCGAGAGTGATGATGCGCAGGTCGACCTTGACCATCTGCTGGATCACCGGCACGACGATGATCAGACCGGGCCCTTTCACCCGCTGGAACCGGCCGAGAAAGAACACCACGCCGCGCTCGTACTCGCGCAGCACCCTGAGCGACATCGCGATGATCGCGACCAGGATGATCAGTGGCACCACCAGAACACCGAAATTACCGAGCATCGTCCGTCTCCTCCCGGGGCCCTCGGCCCTTCGTTATCGTCTCGTCGTCACTATTCCACCGGCTCGACGGTCAGCGTCAGCCCGTCGATGGCCACCACCCGTACCGTCTGCCCGGAGCGGACCGGCGAACGGGTGCGCGCATTCCACAGCTCGCTGTGCACCCACACCCGGCCGGTGGCGGAAAAGTCCTCGCGCGCCGTACCTTCCATGCCCACCATTTCCTCGTAACCGGTGGCCGGCTTCTTGCGCCGCACGTCGAGAAAGCGGCCCAGCACCCAGATGGAGAAGCCGGCGATGCCGAGCGCAACGCCGATGATCAGTGGCAGGGCAATATTCAGGTTGGGGTCGTCCCAGAGCATGATGGATCCCGCGGTGAAAGCGGCCAGGCCGCCGATGCCAAGCGCGCCGAAACTGGGCACGAACGCCTCGGCGATCATGAACACAATACCCAGCAGAATCAGTGCCAGGCCCGCGTAGTTGAGTGGCATCACCTGCAGGGCGAAGAAGGCCAGGATGAGCGCGATCGAGCCGATCGTCCCGGGCACGATTGCGCCGGGGTTGGCCAGCTCGAAGATGATGCCGTAGATCCCGATCAGGAGCAGGATATACGCGATATTGGGATTGGTGATCACGGCGAGCAGCTCGGCGCGCCAGCCCGGGTCCTTGCGCACCACCTCGAGGTCGTCGGTCGAGAGCGTCCGTGGCGTTCCGCCGACCAGCGCCTCGCGGCCGTCGAGCTGGGCAAGCAGATCGGAAACGTCCTTGGCGACGATGTCGATCACATTCTGCTCGAGTGCCTCGCGCGCCCCGAGATTGGCGCCTTCGCGAACCGCCTTCTCGGCCCAGTCGGCGTTGCGCCCGTGACGCTCCGCCAGCCCACGGATGTAGGCGACCGCGTCCTCGAGCACCTTGCGCTCCATGGCACTACCCGCCTTGGCGGGCTCCTCCTCGCCATTGCCATTGCCGCCCTCATCCGGCGACGGCATGCCGGGCAGGCCACCGCCGCCGATCTGAACCGGCGTGGCCGAGCCGAGGTTGGTCGATGGCGTCATCGCCGCCACCGGCGAACCGTAGAGTATGTAGGTGCCAGCACTGGCGGCCCGTGCCCCGGCCGGGTGGACGTAGCTCGCTACCGGTACGCGGGCCTGGAGAATCGCCTGGATGATCGACCGCATGCTGGAATCGAGGCCGCCGGGCGTATCGAGTTGCAGGACGACCAATTCGGCCCCGGACGTCTCCGCCGATTCGATACCGCGCATGACGTAATCGGCAGTCGCCGGCGTGATCGCATCCTGCACCGTCAGCAGGATCGCCTCGCGCTGGCGATCCTGGGCCGTGGCGGCAATCAGCCAGACCAGCCCGGCCAAGGCCACCAGCACCCACGCGAACCAGCGCCATGCGATCCGGAACCTTTTTCCCTCGTGGGATGCTGCCTGCATGCCGAATACCCGTCTCCTTACTTCCGTCACCGACCGCAATGACGGCCGGAACCCGACACCAGCATAGGTCATTGATCTGTCCCGGGCAGGAACGCCCCGTCCACGAAAAAGGCCGCCCATGGGCGGCCTCTTTTACCGAGTGTCGAGAGACAGCCGTCAGCCGCCGGTCATCGACATGAAGCGGACCACTTTCTCGGGTTTTTCGGTGAACTCGTGGCGCTCGGGCTTGAGAGCGATCGCCTGCATCAGCGCCTCCTTGAGCTCGTCGTCGGGAATGCCCTTTCGCAGCAGCGGGCGGAAGGAAAAGCTCTCCTCCTGTCCCAGGCACATGTACATGGTGCCGTCGCAGGACAGGCGCACGCGGTTGCATGTCTCACAGAAATGGTCGGACATCGGGGTAATGAAACCGACCATGGTCTCGGTACCCGCCACCTGCAGGTAGCGCGCCGGACCGGCGCCGGTGACCGAGTTGACTGCGGGAATCAGGTCGTATTTCGCCTTGAGGCGCTTCTTGACGTCCTGCAGGCTGACGTAGCGATCGATGGCGTCGCGGCCGGTCTCGCCCATCGGCATGGTCTCGATCATGCGCAGGCTGAAACCGTTGTCGATGCAGTAGTCGAGCAGATCTTCCATGTCGTGCTCGTTGAGGTCCTTCATCACCACGGCATTGATCTTGATCGGATCGAAGCCGGCATCCTTGGCGGCGGCCAGGCCGTTGAGGACCTTGTCGACCTTGCCTTTGGTGATCGACTTGAAGCGCTCGGGATCGAGTGTGTCGAGGCTGACGTTGATCCGATCGGCCCCGGCGGCGCGCAGGGTCTCGGCCATCTTGTTCATGCGGGTGGCGTTGGTCGACAGGGACACGTCCTGAATGCCGGGCATCGACGCGACCCGGCCGACAATGTCCTCGATGCCCTTGCGCACCAACGGCTCGCCGCCGGTGATCCGCACATGGGAGAGGCCCATGTCGGCCATCACGCCCACCAGGCGCTCGATCTCGTCGGGGGTGAGCCAGTGCTCGGGGACCTCGAAGTCCTTGAAGCCCTCGGGCATGCAGTAGAAACAGCGCAGGTCGCAGCGGTCCGTCACGGACAGCCGCAGGTAGTTGATGGAACGTCCGAAGGGGTCGGTCAACTGCTGCATTGTCTTGTCAGCCCTTGCCTGGACCATGCCGACATCCGAGTGGCATGGGTGTCTGAAAGAAGCGTGACCGGCACGGCGGCCGATCGCGCGGGAATGGGTCCGGCCGGGACCGAGGGGTCGGAATCGGCCTCGACCGGAGCCTGCTATGCAGGAGCAAGTGAAACGTGCGTCATGTTCACTTGGACATAACGGTATCAGCCACGCATGAAAATGCAAGCGTTATGGCGAGACAAACCGAACGGATAACGCACGATCAACGTGGCCGGCGGCCTGGCGTCAGGACGCGGCGTCGGCCTGCCAGTGGCCGCTCTTGCCGCCCCGCTTCTCCAGCAACCGGGTCTGCTCGATCACCATGCCGCGATCGACGGCCTTGCACATGTCGTACAGGGTCAGCGCGGCAACCGAGGCAGCGGTCAGCGCCTCCATCTCCACGCCGGTCTGACCGGTCACGGCACACTCGGCGGTGATGTGCACGGCATGCTGTTCCGGCTCCGGCGTGAGCTCGACCTTCACCTTGGTGAGCATCAGCGGGTGACACATCGGGATCAGATCGCCGGTGCGCTTGGCCGCCATGATGCCGGCGATCCGCGCGGTGGCGAGTACGTCGCCCTTCTTGTGGCCGCCCGAGAGGATCAGCTCTAGGGTCTCGGGCTGCATGACGATGCGTGACTCGGCCACGGCGACACGCTGGGTGTGCGCCTTGTCGCCAACGTCGACCATGCGGGCCTCGCCCTTCTCGTCCAGGTGGGTGAGTGTGCGGCTCATAGACCAAGCTCCTTGAAGGCGGTGAATTCGACTGTATCGCCGGCGGCAAGACGGGCTCCGGGCGGGATCAATGCAAGGCCGTCGGCCCAGGCGAGCGAGCTCAACAGCCCCGAGTTCTGGTCCGGGTAGACGTCGAGCATCACCCGACCGTCGACCTCGACACGGCGCACGCGGATGTACTCCGGCCGATCCCCACCGGTTCTCGCCGAGGCCAGCGGCAGCGGCAGCGTCGGCCACGCGCCGGGATCTTCCTGCCCGGCCAGCCGGTCGATCGCCGTACGCACAAAGCGCAGGTAGGTGACGAAAGTGGAAACGGGGT
This genomic interval carries:
- a CDS encoding NfeD family protein; translated protein: MQAASHEGKRFRIAWRWFAWVLVALAGLVWLIAATAQDRQREAILLTVQDAITPATADYVMRGIESAETSGAELVVLQLDTPGGLDSSMRSIIQAILQARVPVASYVHPAGARAASAGTYILYGSPVAAMTPSTNLGSATPVQIGGGGLPGMPSPDEGGNGNGEEEPAKAGSAMERKVLEDAVAYIRGLAERHGRNADWAEKAVREGANLGAREALEQNVIDIVAKDVSDLLAQLDGREALVGGTPRTLSTDDLEVVRKDPGWRAELLAVITNPNIAYILLLIGIYGIIFELANPGAIVPGTIGSIALILAFFALQVMPLNYAGLALILLGIVFMIAEAFVPSFGALGIGGLAAFTAGSIMLWDDPNLNIALPLIIGVALGIAGFSIWVLGRFLDVRRKKPATGYEEMVGMEGTAREDFSATGRVWVHSELWNARTRSPVRSGQTVRVVAIDGLTLTVEPVE
- the moaA gene encoding GTP 3',8-cyclase MoaA, with the translated sequence MQQLTDPFGRSINYLRLSVTDRCDLRCFYCMPEGFKDFEVPEHWLTPDEIERLVGVMADMGLSHVRITGGEPLVRKGIEDIVGRVASMPGIQDVSLSTNATRMNKMAETLRAAGADRINVSLDTLDPERFKSITKGKVDKVLNGLAAAKDAGFDPIKINAVVMKDLNEHDMEDLLDYCIDNGFSLRMIETMPMGETGRDAIDRYVSLQDVKKRLKAKYDLIPAVNSVTGAGPARYLQVAGTETMVGFITPMSDHFCETCNRVRLSCDGTMYMCLGQEESFSFRPLLRKGIPDDELKEALMQAIALKPERHEFTEKPEKVVRFMSMTGG
- the moaC gene encoding cyclic pyranopterin monophosphate synthase MoaC; this encodes MSRTLTHLDEKGEARMVDVGDKAHTQRVAVAESRIVMQPETLELILSGGHKKGDVLATARIAGIMAAKRTGDLIPMCHPLMLTKVKVELTPEPEQHAVHITAECAVTGQTGVEMEALTAASVAALTLYDMCKAVDRGMVIEQTRLLEKRGGKSGHWQADAAS